In a genomic window of Bemisia tabaci chromosome 1, PGI_BMITA_v3:
- the LOC109033159 gene encoding WD repeat-containing protein 36: MSRIFNRDRALGYVSNHIPATVRYIQRRKEHLISTCVGKAFHTYGCSHFSLLTVSGQHDEEITCIAGSKFNIFTADGCTVRAWKRGTELHHTYEGHSKPVYLLLPFGNHLISVDEESNLKVWDVASGDIYLELTFSNSSFQITALCHPDTYLNKILLGSEQGEMQLWNIKTSTLIYTFAGWKSSITVLEQAPAVDVIAIGLANGKIILHNLKFDESLTEFTQDWGLVTAISFRTDDTPIMATGSLAGHVVFWNIEERRVAGQLLSAHSGSVATVKCLPNEPLMVTSSPDNTLKLWIFDMPDGGARLLRIREGHSSPPTFIRFHGNLGHNIISAGSDSTLRIFHIFNQTFNKSLGKASYNRKLSKKLKKSIEAEELIMPPIVQFTSETTREKEWDDVAAIHRGLPIVTLWSYDKLKMSDLKLLPDSLKYEKTVKATSIFITHCGNFAVIGYSKGQVERFNIQSGIHRLTYGSPAHQGAVTGVAVDMLNQTVISGSCDGTIKFWNFKTSASKPITQLKNLENVMFFRCHGENSLLAVAHEDFTLSVLDVESRTIVRKFTGHHGQITDACFSPDSRWLISSAMDTKICVWDVPSGHLVDCFQVDAACTSLTMSPTGEYLATTHVDFLGIFLWANRTLFSHVTLRPIFNIDAVPTVGLPVPGVIDPDILDEENSPDDEYQSPDQISHLITLSDLASSRWQNLLDLDIIKKRNKPKEPPKAPAEAPFFLPTLPTVDLQFDLSDYRNLPKAERLGPWQKNSTVFGKLLVESEDSEDFQPAVEKLKSYSPSAVDLEISNLAPEGGGSIRLMLQFLLLINYMFKSRTDFEIAQTYLGVFIKKHGDLIPTEKSLREYLEPLLREQQSSWTSLSDKFMYCLCIVDHLKNK, translated from the exons ATGTCTCGCATATTCAATAGAGACAGAGCTCTTGGCTATGTGTCCAATCATATTCCTGCAACAGTACGCTACATCCAAAGACGGAAAGAACACTTAATTTCAACCTGTGTTGGTAAAGCGTTTCACACTTATGGATGCTCACATTTTTCATTATTAACCGTCAGTGGTCAACATGATGAAGAAATCACTTGTATTGCAGGTagcaaatttaatatttttaccgCAGATGGGTGCACAGTCAGAGCTTGGAAAAGAGGCACTGAGCTGCACCACACCTATGAAGGGCATAGTAAACCGGTTTATTTACTATTACCGTTTGGCAACCACTTGATATCTGTGGATGAAGAAAGTAATTTGAAAGTTTGGGATGTAGCCTCAGGTGACATTTATCTAGAGTTAACTTTCTCCAATTCCTCCTTCCAAATAACTGCCCTTTGTCACCCTGATACAtatctgaataaaattttgctgGGGAGTGAACAAGGTGAGATGCAGTTGTGGAATATCAAGACATCAACTCTAATCTACACATTCGCCGGCTGGAAGTCGAGCATAACTGTATTGGAGCAAGCACCGGCTGTTGATGTCATAGCTATTGGTTTAGCCAATGGGAAAATAATATTACATAATTTAAAGTTTGACGAGTCACTGACTGAATTTACTCAAGATTGGGGTCTAGTAACAGCGATATCATTCCGAACAGATGACACACCCATTATGGCAACTGGCTCACTAGCCGGTCAtgtagtattttggaacattgAGGAACGCAGAGTAGCTGGTCAACTTTTATCAGCACACAGTGGATCTGTCGCAACTGTAAAGTGCCTCCCAAATGAACCTTTGATGGTTACATCGTCCCCAGATAATACTTTGAAACTGTGGATTTTTGACATGCCTGATGGTGGTGCACGCCTTCTAAGAATACGAGAAGGTCATAGCAGTCCTCCTACTTTTATCCGTTTCCATGGCAATTTGGGACACAATATAATAAGTGCAGGCTCTGATTCAACACTGAGGATTTTTCATATCTTCAACCAGACCTTTAATAAGAGCTTAGGTAAAGCATCTTACAATCGTAAActatcaaaaaaattgaaaaaatcaatcGAAGCGGAAGAGCTTATTATGCCTCCAATTGTCCAATTTACCAGTGAAACAACTCGTGAAAAAGAATGGGATGATGTCGCAGCCATCCATCGAGGTCTACCAATTGTGACCCTTTGGTCCTATGATAAACTTAAAATGAGTGACCTGAAACTTTTACCTGATTCACTGAAATATGAGAAGACGGTGAAAGCCACAAGTATATTCATCACTCATTGTGGAAATTTTGCGGTCATTGGATACAGCAAAGGTCAAGTAGAAAGATTTAACATTCAGTCTGGTATTCACCGACTAACCTATGGAAGTCCAGCTCATCAAGGAGCTGTTACGGGTGTAGCTGTCGATATGTTAAATCAAACCGTCATCTCTGGGAGTTGTGATGGAACTATCAAATTctggaattttaaaacttcag CTTCTAAACCAATCACTCAactgaaaaacctggaaaatgtCATGTTTTTCCGATGCCATGGTGAAAATTCACTTCTAGCAGTTGCTCATGAGGACTTTACCCTGTCTGTTTTGGATGTTGAATCCAGAACAATTGTGAGGAAATTCACAGGGCATCATGGTCAAATCACAGATGCTTGCTTCAGTCCAGACTCAAGATGGTTGATCTCCTCTGCAATGGACACAAAAATCTGTGTTTGGGATGTTCCTTCAGGTCACCTGGTTGATTGTTTTCAA GTTGATGCAGCGTGTACATCTTTAACCATGTCACCCACAGGAGAATATTTGGCAACTACGCATGTAGATTTCCTTGGTATTTTCTTGTGGGCCAATCGCACTCTCTTCTCTCATGTCACTTTACGACCTATTTTTAATATTGATGCTGTTCCCACTGTTGGCCTACCTGTACCGGGAGTAATCGATCCTGATATTCTTGATGAAGAGAACTCCCCAGATGATGAGTACCAGTCTCCTGATCAAATTTCTCATCTAATAACTCTCTCAGATTTAGCTAGTTCAAGGTGGCAAAACTTATTAGACCTAGACATCATTAAGAAACGAAATAAGCCCAAAGAACCACCAAAAGCTCCTGCAGAGGCTCCATTCTTCCTACCAACTTTACCAACGGTAGATTTACAATTTGATCTCAGTGACTATAGGAATTTGCCGAAAGCCGAAAGGTTAGGCCCATGGCAAAAAAATTCCACTGTTTTTGGTAAACTCCTAGTGGAGTCTGAGGATTCAGAAGATTTTCAACCAGCAGTagagaaattaaaaagttaTAGTCCTTCAGCAGTAGACCTGGAAATCAGTAATTTAGCACCAGAGGGTGGTGGTTCTATCAGgttaatgcttcaatttttaCTACTCATTAATTACATGTTCAAAAGTCGAACTGATTTTGAAATCGCTCAAACGTATTTAGGAGTTTTTATAAAAAAGCATGGAGACCTCATCCCCACGGAAAAGTCCCTAAGAGAATATTTGGAACCTCTCCTGAGAGAGCAGCAATCCAGTTGGACCAGTTTAAGCGATAAATTCATGTACTGTCTTTGTATTGTTGATCATCTCAAAAACAAGTGA